The window CATAAGTTCAATGTCCCTTAAATCCGCAATTCAATTAGGCATACTAGCCGACGCCCTCTCCATCAACAAAGCCAAATCCCCCGCCCTCTTTCGCCTTATGCGAATTCTTGTCCATTCCAAGATCTTCGACAAGGTTAAGATCGAACATGAGGAAGAGGCCTACTCGCTCACCAGGGCTTCACGTCTCTTGCTGAGAGACGAGCCCTTGAGCTTCGCCCCTCTCGCACTTGTCGGGATTGATGCGATCATAGTGGATCCATTCCATCATATGGCCGAATGGTTTAAAGATGAATTCCCAACTCCGTTCTTCACCAGAAACGGGAAAACTATGTGGGAGTTTGGAGAGAATGATGAGGGTTGGAACAAAGTGTTTAATGAGGGAATGTCTAGTGATTCACATTTTGTGAGCAGCATACTTGTTAATGAATGCAAGCATGTTTTTGAGGGTTTGAAGAGTGTAGTGGATGTTGCTGGGGGCACCAGGGTGGTGGCAAAGGCGGTAGCTGGGGCGTTTCCAGGCTTGAAATGCATTGCGCTCGACCTTCCACAAGTGGTTGATGGGCTTGAGGGATCTGAGAATCTTAGGTTTGTAGGTGGTGACATGTTTGAGTTCATTCCTCCTGCTGATGCTGTTATACTCAAGGTGAGTATGGAAATTAATTGGtgttgatttgaatttattgtatGTGAATTTGAGGTggtttattaattatttttgcagTGGATACTCCACAACTGGAGTGAAGAAGATTGTGTtagaatattgaaaaaatgcaAAGAAGCAATAGGTGGGAATGGTGGGAAATTGATAATTGTGGATATGGTTATAGATTGTGAGAAACAAGAGCATAGTGCCTTTCAGACTCAGCTGCTTTTTGATGTGTTGATGATGACTGTGTTGGCCGGAAAAGAGAGAACTGAGAAAGAGTGGGCTCACCTCTTTTCTTCAGCTGGcttccaaaattataaaatcactCCTATATTGAAGTATTTCCATGATTATCTTATAATCTTGGTGCATGTTTCGGTATTCCTACTAGTTAATTCTTcaatttgtagtagtatatcctaatttatctttttattttgtagtatgcTTTAACAAAGCCAAGCCAGCAATGCATTGATTATctaaacacaaattttaaagataaCTTAATCAATCAGtttgagaaaaaaagagaagcaAATTCCCATTTAATATAACGCGAGAAAAAGGTGCAAGAGTGAAAGATGAGATTTGGGCACAACAATTTTAAGGTtcattgaaataaaatcacaCTTCAAAATTAGAGTACAAGAATGGGGTTCACTTCCGAATACATGTCTAAATTCAAACCTAGAGCACTCAAATATACGTAAGTAAAGAATCTATAAGAGTCTCACAATACTATTATAATACGAATTCAAGGGGCCGAATGATAAAAACGAACACGAGGAAGTGACTACGAATGAATCTTTGCTCCACAGTGTCTACTAAATCCGGACAAATGTGGTGTGCACATCAACAACGAGTGGCAGCCTAGTAGTCCCAGGTCACCCGTGTGTAGATTGAAATCGTAATCTCGCTAGAGTAAAATATGGAACGGCCATAAACTCCTTGGTATACTCAACCGGAGCAGCAACCACCTTTCTTTACTGCTGAAACGTCATCCTTTGATCCAACATTAATGGTCTGCCCTTTAGATATAGGGGCTGGATCATCGCCACTTTCTAGAGCTTTCCTGCTGACTACACCATGGATCTGTGTGAGCACTTCTGTGAAGGCGCTTTCCACGTTCAGTGATTCCAGGGCTGAAGTTTCCATGAAGAATGTCTTCTCCTTTTCAGCAAAAGCTGTGGCGTCCTCTGTGGAAACAGCGCGTAGGTGGCGCAAGTCAGCCTTGTTCCCCACCAGCATTATCACGATATTTGAGTCTGTGTGATCCCTCAGCTCCTTCAACcatctctctacattttcaaATGTAACATGACGTGTTACATCATAGACCAACAAGGCACCAACAGCTCCACGGTAGTAAGCACTTGTGATTGCACGATATCTGGATCGAAGGATCACAAAGGGTAAGGATTTATAGAAGTGTATTACAAGTGGCATTATAGGGAAAGATAACTTGACACAGATGAGTGATAAATATGAGTACAATGCAGTAGAATTTTGATAAAGTTCTGATTATAAACATTAATCTCAAAGAAgagtttcatttcattagttggAACGAAGGAATTCTGAAGAGACCTGAATATCAAAACTGACATCATCTAGAAACAGAATCACCATATCAAGAACAATCACCTAACCCAAGAAACATTGACAGATAGGCAGTCATCAGATAAAATTAACTCCACAAATGTGTGCAATTTGACGGCAAAATTCACATACATGTATGCTTCTCTTGATGCCTAAAAGCAAAAGTACTCAGTGTCTTATATAgcaattcataattatatgaaaacatacaaaaaacACAACGAGGTGGCctttaaaatatatgtttattgGTTACCTTCAGATTATCAAACTAGGATAGATACTAAGCCTTGGATCCTAAAAGCCCAAGCACCAATGATCTCTAGACTCTAATGTGAAGTTGCTCAGATTCTATTCTAGTAGAAAACGAAACACAAGTCCAGATCGCTTGCCAGGATGTGGAGAAGTTAATTCCATATGGAGTACAAGTTAAAGACACATTCTTCAAAACCCCTCATCTTTACTGTCTTCACCACTCTACCGTGACACAGCctttaaaatttgagtttattcaataaaaaagaCATTTACACTGTGACGTGGTCTTTAaaatttacttcattcaattaaaaaaagcaGCTACACATAGTTCCTTCAGATTACCAAACTAGGATAAATTCTAAGCCTTGGATCCTAAATCCCAGGCACCAATGATCTCAATGCGAAGTTGCTAATATTCTACTGTAGTAGAAAACGAAACACTAGTCCAGATCGCTGGCTAGGATGTGGAGACGTTTGATTCCATATAAGAGTTTAAGATATATTCTTCAAAACCCCTCTTCTTTCTCAGTCTTCACCACTCTAACACCCAGTTAATTCTGCTAAGATCGCAttacatttccattttaagcaatatcttgaaaacaaaatattcaagTACACTAACTTAGCAtacctaaaacaaaaatccaTAAGTAAATCAATGAGAATTCCATCAACATCGTGTTCCGATCAACTTAAGGAGTCCAAAATTTGTAGATCAGCCTAATCTCAAAAGGAAATCTCGTTTCTTCAATAAAATGCACCGTTGATACATAATGCAGAGAAATCTAAGCTCAAAAAGTGTCAGATCTAAGCAGATCATGCTATTCCCAAAAGCAATGGATCTCAAgcgaaaacaaaaattacttGTACAAACTTCGCATTTCAAATCACCGGGAAACGAAAAAATCGAAAACAAAAGGAATGATGAGCAAAAGCAGAAGATGAGATCTCGAATTTACGAGCGCCAAAAAAAGCAAAGCAGAATGAGCAGAATTAAAGAGCAATGACGTACCGTTCCTGGCCAGCAGTGTCCCAAATCTGAGCCTTGATGACCTTCTCGTCGACGTGGATGCTCCGAGTGGCGAACTCGACTCCGATCGTGGACTTGGACTCCAAGCTGAACTCGTTACGAGTGAATCTGGAGAGCAGGTTGGATTTGCCGACGCCAGAATCGCCGATGAGCACCACCTTGAACAAGTAATCGTAGTCGTCTTCTGCTCGGTAGGCGCCCATGAATGCTTGTAATGTATACACAGGAGAAGggatttagagagagaagagaggaaTCGCCGAGAGAAGAGGGAGATCTATTCATACTGTTATTATAGctgcttttaatattttttattattttttcttttttcctttttctcttttcttatttatggCTCAtttatcgatttttttttaattaatctttttcgctttccttttttttttgagtgaGGTGGATGTTTCAtagtactttatttcttgtgtAAATTTAGATtctatatttatgaaaatatttggcAGATTTGTTCTGCATGAAAATTTGGCGAAATTTTTCACTCTGTATAtatgaagattaaaaaaaaagttgaaatgtaaaagaaaatgaaatgcttaacaaacaatttcttcttttttttaaagttgacTTTtcgataaaataattttgctGCTGACAAGTCGTCATATCTACGTTTTTACTATACACATTTCTAGAACAGAGACggcatattttattactatgcgaaattttttaataaattactgAAAACGTACCGTTGCattgagaagaagaaaatcaaattatattttatttacatttattgCTAATAAATGTTCGAGGAATAGttagaaaaaaaggaataatttTTCCTGCTTTGATCAGGTTCGTAATTATGTAAAAAGAAGTTACTTTAATTGGAAAAGTTAACTATATATATCCAATTTTCAAAGAGTTATTATTCTTcgaaaacaattcaaaattatgcAAGCTAAGTCTTATAAATATAAACGTGTCGGCTATATATACTTGTTAAACTAAGAATCGTCAAGCTGTAAATGTAGCCAATCATTTTCATAGAAGTGGAGTATACTTTAATCTCTGGTGAAAATTCAACTATAATTATCAATGCAGCTCAAGAATCCTAAAAACTCACTGTAGCAAATTGTAAAACTCTCAACAGTGTATAAACAAACTAGGATGTTGGAGTTCTGTATATATCTTATTGCATTTAAACTCCATCAAATACTATGATACATCTTTACCTCAACAGCGGCTATGGTGAAACCAGGAGAGGAGTGtagaataattatttcaaCTCACAAAATTGTACGTCTTTGGGCAGAAAATCAATCCTTCGGCCTTTTACTCATTGTTTTTCGCTTGTTAACGTCCAGGTATCTCTTCCTTAACCGAATAGCATTTGGTGTAACCTGCATAGCCAATACGAAATTTGCACAAGATCCGATTATGCAATGCAAAACGTGATATTATAATTCTTCCTTCATTTTCTCCTATGAAGATGAAAACGTGTGCACCAAATGAGTTCTGAGTACAAGAAATGGGCATACCTCAATGAGCTCATCAGATGCAACATACCCTATTGCTTCTTCGAGAGACATCTGCAAGAAAAGTGCAGCTTGTTATTTCTCTTGTAAAAGCATAGAACATAGATGCAACTCTTGGATAGAGTTAGGTAACTTCCTAAACTTCAATTGTAATTTCTAGCAATTtcaaacatatttttgtggattGCAGAAACTCATTGCCTTTGgttgtttatattattaagCTACAAATAAGTTTACATTTTCATATAACATCCAGATAGCCACTTTCGCACAAGAACAAggacaaaaattaatagtatgatGATAAATGAAAAGAATTAGAGTGCATACAAGGCGAGGAGGGGTTAGTTTCACATTCTCATCTTTAGATGCAGCACGGATATTCGTTAGCTCCTTACTTCGCACTGGATTAACCTGTGAGAAGAAATACTTGGTGTTAATCAACTGAAAATCAACAGTAACAGttttagattaaattaattataaaaaaattacatcaaGATCAGTATCCCGTGAATGTTCACCAATAATCATGCCATCATAAGCCTGCAAGTTAATGAAACAAGGCTCAAATTCTGGCCCCAATAATACCGAGTAACTAAAAATGTCATCTTATATTCATTTGCACATTTGTCGACCAAATGACTTTAGAAAGTAgatataaataacaaaaacctCCATTCCGGGTTTGACAAAAAGTATTCCGCGTGGTTCTAAACTCATCAAAGCATAAGCTGTGATAGTCCCATATCCCATTGAAACCTGTTACATCAACTATAGTTGATTAAATCAGGTGCATAAACAGAGTGAGTGAAATACAAACATAACGATCAAATTATCTGATAAGAAATTCATGTGGATGAAAATGTAAAACAAATTTGACGCacaatgtaaataaaaaggtTGGCAGCAAAACCTAAAGAAGCTAATAAGATACTCTTTTTCAAAACAGAATAAACAGCGGGACTAGCAAATCGCTAAGGTAATATGATAACATACCAGTACTCCTTTTCTGACGTTTCCGAGAGGACCTCGATATTTCTCATAGGCTGCAAGATGACATAcacacaaaatgaaaaaattaatgaaggaaatatatacaaatttacTCCGGTAAGaagtaaaagaaatcaaacatatatactcccttcttggtatgatggaatggaatgcaATGAAGGTTGGAATGAAATGACAATTTCAatgcattttcatttcattccagtccattccatcataccaagaaggGTCTAAGTTTCCTTGTTAAACATATAAACTTGCAAATATTAagtccacaaaaaaaaaagaaaatgttgaagattaaataacatttttatCATCATCATGGAATAATAGAAAACAATCAGCAATATAGagcataaaaataatcaagacAGAGAGGTGAAAGTTGATCAGAGGGCATACACAAGAATGCGCGGTGCATGAATCCAGTGCCACGTGTATCGCTATTGAAGACACTTCTATAACCAACTAAGCCCCTGtgtatagaaaatatttatggaaaaaaagtTCAATGAACTCAAAGaaccaataaataatactccctacAAACTagaacataaaattagtagaaCATGGGAAGTGTtacctaaaaaataacaagaaaacGAGAtggttaaaaatatataggagAAACATACTGAGACAGAGAGGAGATATGATACAGAAAAAATTATGTACCTAGAAGGACAAGTCAGACAAACTCTAGTCCTGCCAACACTGCCAGGGACTGGACCCATGTCTGTAATCTCTCCTCGCCTGTGAGAAAGAGCTTCCATGACTAAACCTACATGCTCTTCATTCACCTGGAATGAGCAATTACAAAACTCAATTACTGCAATTTATGAGAGGTTGGAGAAGGACAAAAATTTGCTCTACCACAATCACCTCTACAGTCACTTCTTCAATTGGTTCCAGTTTTTGCcctttctcaattttatacctaataataaagtagaaaatttcTCAAAGGCTATAAAAGTAAAACCAGATATTAAAGCTTTCAAGCATGAGCATTAATTTGGCTTTTTATATAATAGATACATAAGTagttaaatatcaaaatatagtGAGTAACCAAATGGTGTAGAGGATTAATACAAATGAGAAACTCACATGACTTTGGGAGGTGATACAGACAACTCAAATTTTTCACGCCTCATGTTCTCAATCAAGATACCTGTTTGATAATTGTTAGATTCAAGGTAAGTATAAGAAACTAAAAGTTGATGTAAAGATGATACGAACTGCAATAAGCCCGGACGAGCAGTTCGTACTGCACTCATGCTAAAGCTAAACAAGCAATCGAACGCGAAAAATACACTTAAGACATCTGATAAAAAAACTTACCCAACTGAAGTTCTCCCCTCCCTTGAACTTCATAAGAGTCTGACAAACCAGGAAGCACATTTAGTGCAAGATTCCTCTCAGATTCAGCCATCAGACGGTCACCAATTTGCTTTCCGGTCAACTATAAATTTCACATGCAACAGAATTACATCATCAAGGAAACTGGTAATGATTTGAGGAGGATTATAAAGACTAGAAAATTCTATAAGGACATCATACCAAAAACAAGGacattcaaaattttcgaGCGACCTAATCGAATATTAAATGCAAACGTGTATACAGCACAGAGAGTAGAGGGACAAGAAAGTCTTACAAAAGTTCCATCTCGGCCAGCCAATGGTGAATCATTCACGCCAAAAGTCATGGAAATAGTTGGGGGGTCAAGATCAACAGTAGGTAGAGCAGTCATGACCTACATAAACCTATAGATGTCACTGACAAGCTCTACATATTGGCGATGCACATCATGAATGTGAGAGAATCCAAACAATAAATTTCAAGTGACCAGTTATTTACTCAATAAGCCCATGCTTGTCTATTAGATGATTAAAGATATATCAATATATGATActgaattcaatttcatgcagAACTAGCATATCAAGTAGATGGCAAAAGCATAAAAATTCATGTACCCCAACATTTGCTATTGTGTGCCCAATCACTGGACTGGTTAACCCAGCCATCGACACTATATCACCAGCACCGGCACTATCAACAGAAACAATACTAGttcccttttttttcatcaGCTTCACAACCTACAGGAAAAAGTTCAGAAAACAATGTCAACCCAACATGGAAACTAGTGGAAAATAGCAAGCAACTCTTCCTATCTTTAATTGCAAGACAagaacataaacataaaagcCATAGGCAACAGTATAGACTATAAACAGACTGAAATCTCTTAACTGATCATTTAGcacatttacaaaaaaaatactatgttCATCCTATTTCAATAGGCCTTAAGGTCCAGGCACGGAttctaagaaaaaaatagttatattatGAAATAGGAAAGAGAAGGTATGTTTTGTTAGGTTGtatttatccaaaaaaatggagagaggattcattttaatcaataaagtactaagaaagagagataaagCAAGTGACCCCAATGGCGTACGGATGAGTTGTGCTGGAGTGtttattattcattcaatATCGATTTTAGGTAGTGGTTTCCCAAATAAGGTCGGAATAGGCCTATTGAAATGGGACAGGGAGTACATCACATTTTATGGCATGAAACTGTGCCCAGAAAGGACTTCATAGACACACAGGCAGGgcagaaagaaagaaagaaagaaagaaaagtaagacACGTTGTTATGCAAAGGGACAAACCTTCCCTTCTTCAGTTTTGGCAGTCCCAGAATCTGTAGCATGAATTCCATGCACTCTATCACCAACTTGGAGGATTCCAGAATAAATACGACCAGTTAGAATTCGGCcaacataattatctttttccATCATAGAGACCTGAAAAGAGCTGTCAACCAACTTTCTCAAGGTTTCTCTGCTAAGGTGCTTATATTTGGTAAAAAATATTCTGCAGTATCTTAACACCATCAACAAACGATAAGGAAATGTAGAGGAAAACATGGGAGATACATGGCTAAGAATGCTAGATGCCTAGCTCATCCTTCTTTATACATGGAATACATGAAAGTATATGCATGTGAATCCCACATTCTACAAAGCATGCAAAAGACGTGAAGTAAACTTGCAATATCTCAGCACTGACCAGCATCTGAAAAGGTGCATCAAGTGTAGCAGTTGGCGGACGAACGTGACTTATGATTGCATTAAGCAAGTCGGACATATTCCTAGCATCCTCGGGGGGATTCTTTGTATAAGTGGATGAAGCCCATCCTTCCTTTGCAGAAGCATAAAGAACAGGAAATTCTAATTGCTCCTCTGAGGGAAAGGTATCCAGCAAATAAGAACAATTAATATATGCATATCTGAAGTATATTCAAGATTCAAGAACTAGCCTCTACCAAATGATACTGTTATTACACAAGTAATATGCACCTGTAGCACCAAGATTGTCAAAAAGATCGAACACCAGGCTCTCGACCTCACTACACCTTTCTTCAGTAACTACACATACAACGTAACATTTGTACATGTAAATCTAGAAGCATATGATATTTAATCAATCATCactattatttgaaattgtaCCTGAAGGTCGGTCTACTTTGTTCAGAAGAAGCAGAGGTCGTATACCATATTTCAAGGCCTTTGCAAGGACAAACTTTGTTTGTGCCAAGGGACCTTCGCCAGCATCAACGACTAAAACTGCTCCCTCAACCATGCCCATGACCCGCTCAACCtttcaaaagaaaagataGAGCGTTCAATGCtaaaaattacatcaaaaagCTGCAGCTTTAGCCTTGAGCATTGGAAATTTCAGAAGTTTAGACATAAGTTGTAATCTGCTAATAGCACAATTCCATGGGTCTAGCAAGAGAATTAACATTTGATGCTAGGAAGCTAAACCTCTACCACTGACAACTAGAAACATAAATTGATCCAACAAACAATTTGGTGAGTGAAAGAtcatagaaataattaattattatcagGGCATCATTTCAAGAGCAAGCAAATGTTGCATCAGTTCCACAAGGGTTTTCCCAGAAATGACCGTTTAAATCAAACATTAAAGATCTCGTgctgaaaacaaaaaattgataatttagTGCATTCTACAATGTTTCAGCAATGACTCTCAATATCTTACATTCCATGTTTCTAAAAGAAACACGCCTGAAGCCCATATAAGctgcttttttaaaaataatgtttttttggaaaaaaaaaaaaaggaagcaAAGAAACACAATCACAGATTCATTACGTGAGAAGGGTTTAAAACTGGGGCTCAATGCAAGACCTAATGGTCTATAGTGACAAGCTATCCACATAagtatttctttaaaaatttgacTTACTTCACCTCCAAAATCTGCATGTCCAGGTGTGTCAACCATGTTCAGCTCATTCTCTTTCCACGAAATAGATGTTACCTGCAAATTATGATTGAGAATAGGAAATGGGATATTCTAAAAAAGTCACAAAAATCAATCACTAAAGCATTTCGAGATATACCACCAGAACTTTCTCATTTCATGTTATGAATGTGATATTAAACAGCATATCAACTGCTAGACAAATCTAATTACAGTAATTGCATCTTAGGAAGCTATTGAATATCGAAATCATAACAGAAAAAAAGGtcacttctttcttttttgcccatttctatttttgcaGCCCTCCTTTTGACCAACTGGATTATTCTCCCACTGTCACAGACTCACAGTAGTTCATCCACGATCTAGTCATGTACCATTGGCTCAGAAGTAATACCTCAGACATAGTTTCATCAATCTACTACCAACCAAATAGTAGCAGCCGTAAGTCCGGCCTTTTTTTTCATCACCGCCAATGTAAATCTCATTTTACGTAGATCAAAAAAGCAAACAGACACATGGGCCACATTCAAAAACAACATCTAAATCCTATTTCAAGACTTCTTTACCTACATCACTCGATCTTTTTTCAACATCAACTTACTAAAGCATCGCTTCATGCTTGCTCAGTCTACCAAACTCGACATTGAATCTCCTCATATTTCAGCGGCTCAACCAAATTACTAATACCTAATCcagaatcaacaaaaaaatctagaaaacAGTAAGGACCTTGGAAGAGATGGTTATTCCACGCTCGCGCTCGAGGCTAATAGAATCAAGAGCTCGCTCGTGCGGGATATCGGCGCCGCACTGGCGGAGGAGCCGATCCATGAGCGTGGTCTTCCCGTGGTCGACGTGAGCTATTACGGCGACATTGCGGAGGCGGCTGGGGTCAACAACGGCTGCGGGATCGTTGGCGGTCGACGGCGATGTGGAAGCGGCGGTGGGCGAGGAGAATGGCCTTGCGAGGCCTGAAGCGCGTGAGAACACATAGGGCTTCCGATAATTGGTAGACGCGGAGGAGGAAGATAGTGATTTTCTGGCGGCGGCAGAGCACAGAGAGCGGAGCAGAGGACCCACCATTTCTAACGGAGGTGAAATGGCTGCTGCTTCAGCTGAGGTGAACGACTCAACTCTATTTGTAGGGTTTAAGAcatttttccccaaattaggattttcttttttcttcgaTTCAAGGTTTTAGAGGTTTTTGTCTTTTATCTATGCTTTAGCATAAAATTGGGTGCGGACAATAACAACTGAGTGAGTACCAAAAAATTTCTTACTGTATAATTGATTCAGCTTGTATTTTACCTTAATCAAGTTTTTATAAATCAACTCTAGAaacaaaattgtcaaaaataCTTAAAGCTACTTGAATAAATTGGTTTAAAGTGTATGCTATGTGCACAGGCATGCTCTGCGAGTATACGATAATGCTCACATtacatttttatgattgcaTGATGCACGAGTTGTATACCTGCAGGTACTTGAGCACGTTCGTTGATGTCCTAATCACAAGAGCCGTGGGCGTGGTTTTTTAATTCgaacatttataaatacactcaattttattttataaattcattataaaaaaaaattatttcaattatataatttcattgttttgataaaattttagtagtacttttttattatttataaattaattaaattataaattataattaaataaaaatttaaaatagataaatactaatactataattacttaagctcgtttgataagaaatatgagataaaacaagatttgttaaataagataagaaatgcGGTCTTCGTGTCAAGATAAGCTCGGATGAAGGTTTTTTGGTAGACAAGAAATTATctagattttgtattaataaatcataataaatgaggTAGAAATGCTATCCGACCAAATTTGTGAGATACATATCTTTgtattttaaggaaaaatttgCGGGCTCGGATGGGCCATAGAGAAAACCACGGGCTGACATAATAGgttaactatgatatcaaacactTAGAAATAGTCATATAAGTATCTATATCTAGgcattactaacttatcaaacggGCCTTAGTGTTCAAGAATTGTAAATAGTGGTCAAAAGCAGGCCTTATTTGGATTATGAACATAAAATTCCATATTATGGAAACAAACGACTAGtaaaaaacatgaattgaGAAATTGAATCCGCAATGTATAATACGAAAACTTAGTATTTTCTCCAAGAAACCATATGAATTGTAGACATTTGAAAACATTGTATCTACGAACTGCCCTCCCAAAGGGTGCTTTCCATTGACTTGGAATCCAGAGGATTGTATTGACCTGCAAAATAGGggtataaataaatcaagattaaaaataatccaaatcaAAGTGTgaactactagtattttatttatgcgTTTTTCACAATGCATATATGAACGAAACATGACATTAGAACATGATGGAAAGATATATAAATAGCTAGGCCCATGAGTCttattaaattagtactagtattaatcAGTTGATTAGCTGACCATGATTTAGTAAGTCTTGGCTCGAATACTACCTGCAAGAATGCATTGTTGGCCGAAAGCATTAGACAAATGCTGCTGAGGAAGGAATATAGTTGTGCCATTTTCCCTTTCTGCCCTTTGTTTTTCAGAATCTTGATGAATATGGTGATTTGGGGAATATCCATAAGTGCAAAAATCCACCACAGAATTGCCATtaccaataaaattattgtttggGTTATTAGTGTTTGTATTCACAATTTTGTTGCTATTGTTCCATCCCATTAGGGCTTGTGCTGTGGCAGCCTTGTAAACTATGGTTCCTTGATTTGGTACTTGGTGATGAAAGTGTTGATATTGGCTCTTGTACAACCTCAGCTCCTCACAAACCCTTCGGTAGTCTCCAAACGGCCCCAGCACCGGGTCCTTCTGCCGCCCTAGGGCTTCCCACACGAGCGAGTCCACAGCTACCTTCCGGTCCTCCTCCCTAAGGCTCGTGATGATCTTTGTGACGTTGCTCACACCAAACACCTTGTGCACAGCCTGGAACTCTCGTGTCCTCTCCACGGGAAAGAAGGGCGCCAACGTGCACTTCTCTGTGCACCTCTTCCTCTGGTGCTTGCATGACGCGCAAGCAGACGTGTTGTTAGCCCTTTGCATATCTAACTGTAGCCTTGACATAATAAGTCTAGGAATGTTTGTCCCTTTTGTTTATTAACTAACCAGGTTTCATTAGCACATGGAATATACAAGTGCATGGTATACAACAAAATAACTAGTTTTATAAGGTtagtatttaataaagaaTGAAAAGATTGCCTACATTGATTGGATAATAAGCACAACAAGTTGAAAACTAGTCATCAAGAATATGTTTAA is drawn from Salvia hispanica cultivar TCC Black 2014 chromosome 6, UniMelb_Shisp_WGS_1.0, whole genome shotgun sequence and contains these coding sequences:
- the LOC125194430 gene encoding ras-related protein RABA1f-like, which translates into the protein MGAYRAEDDYDYLFKVVLIGDSGVGKSNLLSRFTRNEFSLESKSTIGVEFATRSIHVDEKVIKAQIWDTAGQERYRAITSAYYRGAVGALLVYDVTRHVTFENVERWLKELRDHTDSNIVIMLVGNKADLRHLRAVSTEDATAFAEKEKTFFMETSALESLNVESAFTEVLTQIHGVVSRKALESGDDPAPISKGQTINVGSKDDVSAVKKGGCCSG
- the LOC125195201 gene encoding 8-hydroxyquercetin 8-O-methyltransferase-like, with the protein product MWVWSETVNRDRKAPKLKHIYRDASNALTMRINNSPRAFSKRRRNMFKRKPRVLCKVVLVADVQLRDPDQSPLGGQLVEGDVSPVVPPYALITCDYCTSTTLTHSKNAVDSRQELLDAQSHVWNLIYNYISSMSLKSAIQLGILADALSINKAKSPALFRLMRILVHSKIFDKVKIEHEEEAYSLTRASRLLLRDEPLSFAPLALVGIDAIIVDPFHHMAEWFKDEFPTPFFTRNGKTMWEFGENDEGWNKVFNEGMSSDSHFVSSILVNECKHVFEGLKSVVDVAGGTRVVAKAVAGAFPGLKCIALDLPQVVDGLEGSENLRFVGGDMFEFIPPADAVILKWILHNWSEEDCVRILKKCKEAIGGNGGKLIIVDMVIDCEKQEHSAFQTQLLFDVLMMTVLAGKERTEKEWAHLFSSAGFQNYKITPILKYFHDYLIILVHVSVFLLVNSSICSSIS